The genomic stretch ATGACCCATATATATGTATAATGCACTTCAATAATTTGATTacatttgtattttttttctctttctggATTGTAATTGTGCATTTGAATTGCCATCTCAGAGATTTATCAAACAATAACTTAAGTGGGACTATTCCGTCTTTTCTGGCACAACTGCAATCGCTGGAATACTTGTAAGTCCACATGATTTTATTGgttataaaatttgataaagGATGTCATGTTTGTCTTCTGCCTTTGCAGAAACTTGGCTAACAACACCCTAACAGGTTCAGTTTCAAATGAACTCCTTCAAAAACAAAGTGATGGTCTATTATCCTTGAGGTATATTATCCTTGATATAAATACTTAAAACCAAGaatcaataatatatatttgaCATTGAAGATGCTTTGCTTATATATATCATACTACTACTAATTAACTAAATGAGAAATGCTAGGGGCTAGCAGAATTTATCTTGTATAGCCATCAATTAGCCATCATCAATATTTTTAACGGTGTGAGATGACATCTAATAGTGTAGGATTACTCATTTTCCTTTTGATGGTTAAGTGCTGGCCAGATTTCAATAAAAGTGCTAGCCCCCTAGACTTTCTCATAAATGCTCGCACAATTTCTTAAGTAGTTATGAGTAACCAAACATAACCTTTCTCTGACTTTTTGTTGTCCTATCAATGCTTATTCTAGTGTGGGGCAAAATCCAAATTTATGTGCATCAACTTCATGCAACCCGCAAACAAATGAtacaagaaagaaagagaataatgcagtTATTGCAGTGGTAGCATCAATTGCAGGGATATTACTGCTTCTAGTGATTATAGCAGCAGTTATAATCTTTCACCAGAGAAAGCGATATGGTAACTGCTCCTAAGTCCTAAATATCATATATATGCAATCTTTTATGAAACAGACGAATGAATTTGATTTCCATAACTCGAAATAATCTGTGAATACTGAAAATTTTCATGAAAATCAGCTGCTGCTACGAACATTATTCTTGGGAAGCGTCGTAGTTCAATGAAGGGGACAGAATTGGAATCGAAGCAACGACAATATTCATTTAATGAGGTTGTTAAGATGACCAACAACTTTGATAGGATTCTTGGCAGAGGTGGATTCGGAACAGTTTACCATGGCTTTATTGAGGACATTCAAGTGGCTGTCAAGATGCTTTCCCTATCTTCAGTGCATGGATATCAGCAATTTGTTGCAGAGGCAAGTGCTCAAAATATCCACAAGTGAAAGAATTCTCAATCTAAATTATATTGTTGCTGTATttgacaaaaacaaaaaatggcTTTTGAATGACAGGTTAAGCTTCTAATGAGAGTACATCACCGAAATCTGACTTCTCTTATTGGCTACTGCAATGAAGAAACTAATATAGGGCTCATCTATGAATACATGGCAAATGGAAACTTAGATGAACATCTTTCAGGTGTGATCACGTACACCTATTTCTATTTTAGTATAGTTGAATAAATGAGAAAGTCtatataatttttatcaaatttaaaaataaatctttatattttaaaatttataattgatcttatattttttaactaaaaaattcttttattttatatagagTATATAACAAAgaatattactttttttttaacacTATGAAATCTCTTGCTTTTTTATAAAGGAAAAAACAACAGCGGAAGGTCCTTGAATTGGGAAGATAGACTTCAAATAGCATTAGATGCCGCCCAAGGTTAGCgcaagaaaaataatttatatgtaaatttaATGTTTTCGTCAAATTTTAGCTCTTAACTAATAACTATCTATACATGGTGGAAACTTAAATCCAGGATTGGAATATCTGCATAATGGTTGTAAACCACCTATAATCCACAGAGATGTAAAATGCacaaatattctattaaatGAAAACTTCCATGCCAGACTCGCTGATTTTGGATTGTCCAAATGTTTTGCTACTGATGGAGATACGCATGTATCGACAATTGTAGCCGGAACTCCAGGCTACCTAGATCCTGAGTATGTGCTTAATTTCAATGATATATTTAATTATCCATCACATtgattattgaaagaaattttaTAAGAGATAACCAAAAATTAactaatcaaattattattcgATTCGTTGTGTTAGGTACACGACATCAAACAGATTGACAGAAAAAAGTGATGTGTATGGTTTTGGAGTAGTTCTGTTAAGGATAATCACAGGTCAGCCAGTGATAACAGTAAGAGAAGAGATGATTCATCATATAAGTCAGCGGGTTAACTCCATGGCTGCTGAAGGGGATATAACAAAAGTTGTTGACTCAAGGTTAGAAGGAGATTTTGACAGTAACTCTGCATGGAGAGCGGTTGAAATAGCAATGGCCTCTGTGTCTACCATTTCGATGGAAAGGCCATACATGAGTGATATAGTGAAAGAGCTAAAGGAGTGTTTGGCTGCAGAATTAGGTCGAAAACATAATAGTTGTGACCTTCAAAATAAAGATTTAGTTGAGCAGGTTAGTCTGAACTTGATTAGTACTGATATCACTCCCATAGCTAGGTAGGTTCATAGTTCATTCCTAATTAATACTAGTACTACTGTAccagaaataaaataaaacagcTTGGGAATTATGTTGCATTATAAGTTCAGTTTGTTGTAATAAGGTTTTCTATATTC from Arachis stenosperma cultivar V10309 chromosome 9, arast.V10309.gnm1.PFL2, whole genome shotgun sequence encodes the following:
- the LOC130950466 gene encoding probable LRR receptor-like serine/threonine-protein kinase At1g05700 isoform X1, translating into MHAMAKKIANFLFLLLAALSFVATVQGQDQSAAGFISIDCGLPENSNYTEKSTGINYISDANFIDSGVSKTVSPQDKTTHPQYFTYLRSFPNGTRNCYRINVISATRYLIRASFLYGNYDGLNKFPEFDLYFGVHFWDTVKFTDSSVSINYEIIHTLSTDYIHICMVNKGTGIPFISVIEMRILDNANSTYVTEDRSTSLARFRRLAFGITNLTYRYKDDPYDRIWEPYWDQKWTQLSSRLSNDDLGQNDFKVPVVVLETSATPKNATASLDFYWEEDYHNNETQHQYYFYLHFADLRKVAPNQTSSFTITINGVLWATVELLYANAYSTYSKVPWYGSKKYHISLFRTESSSLPPIINALEIYSVKDFSSQLETQKDDVDAVTNIKRTYRVNSRNWEGDPCAPFAYKWQGVDCSSFDGFLRITSLNLSSSGLTGDIPPDISKLTMLKSLDLSNNNLSGTIPSFLAQLQSLEYLNLANNTLTGSVSNELLQKQSDGLLSLSVGQNPNLCASTSCNPQTNDTRKKENNAVIAVVASIAGILLLLVIIAAVIIFHQRKRYAAATNIILGKRRSSMKGTELESKQRQYSFNEVVKMTNNFDRILGRGGFGTVYHGFIEDIQVAVKMLSLSSVHGYQQFVAEVKLLMRVHHRNLTSLIGYCNEETNIGLIYEYMANGNLDEHLSGKNNSGRSLNWEDRLQIALDAAQGLEYLHNGCKPPIIHRDVKCTNILLNENFHARLADFGLSKCFATDGDTHVSTIVAGTPGYLDPEYTTSNRLTEKSDVYGFGVVLLRIITGQPVITVREEMIHHISQRVNSMAAEGDITKVVDSRLEGDFDSNSAWRAVEIAMASVSTISMERPYMSDIVKELKECLAAELGRKHNSCDLQNKDLVEQVSLNLISTDITPIAR
- the LOC130950466 gene encoding probable LRR receptor-like serine/threonine-protein kinase At1g05700 isoform X2, giving the protein MHAMAKKIANFLFLLLAALSFVATVQGQDQSAGFISIDCGLPENSNYTEKSTGINYISDANFIDSGVSKTVSPQDKTTHPQYFTYLRSFPNGTRNCYRINVISATRYLIRASFLYGNYDGLNKFPEFDLYFGVHFWDTVKFTDSSVSINYEIIHTLSTDYIHICMVNKGTGIPFISVIEMRILDNANSTYVTEDRSTSLARFRRLAFGITNLTYRYKDDPYDRIWEPYWDQKWTQLSSRLSNDDLGQNDFKVPVVVLETSATPKNATASLDFYWEEDYHNNETQHQYYFYLHFADLRKVAPNQTSSFTITINGVLWATVELLYANAYSTYSKVPWYGSKKYHISLFRTESSSLPPIINALEIYSVKDFSSQLETQKDDVDAVTNIKRTYRVNSRNWEGDPCAPFAYKWQGVDCSSFDGFLRITSLNLSSSGLTGDIPPDISKLTMLKSLDLSNNNLSGTIPSFLAQLQSLEYLNLANNTLTGSVSNELLQKQSDGLLSLSVGQNPNLCASTSCNPQTNDTRKKENNAVIAVVASIAGILLLLVIIAAVIIFHQRKRYAAATNIILGKRRSSMKGTELESKQRQYSFNEVVKMTNNFDRILGRGGFGTVYHGFIEDIQVAVKMLSLSSVHGYQQFVAEVKLLMRVHHRNLTSLIGYCNEETNIGLIYEYMANGNLDEHLSGKNNSGRSLNWEDRLQIALDAAQGLEYLHNGCKPPIIHRDVKCTNILLNENFHARLADFGLSKCFATDGDTHVSTIVAGTPGYLDPEYTTSNRLTEKSDVYGFGVVLLRIITGQPVITVREEMIHHISQRVNSMAAEGDITKVVDSRLEGDFDSNSAWRAVEIAMASVSTISMERPYMSDIVKELKECLAAELGRKHNSCDLQNKDLVEQVSLNLISTDITPIAR
- the LOC130950466 gene encoding probable LRR receptor-like serine/threonine-protein kinase At1g05700 isoform X3 is translated as MHAMAKKIANFLFLLLAALSFVATVQGQDQSAAGFISIDCGLPENSNYTEKSTGINYISDANFIDSGVSKTVSPQDKTTHPQYFTYLRSFPNGTRNCYRINVISATRYLIRASFLYGNYDGLNKFPEFDLYFGVHFWDTVKFTDSSVSINYEIIHTLSTDYIHICMVNKGTGIPFISVIEMRILDNANSTYVTEDRSTSLARFRRLAFGITNLTYRYKDDPYDRIWEPYWDQKWTQLSSRLSNDDLGQNDFKVPVVVLETSATPKNATASLDFYWEEDYHNNETQHQYYFYLHFADLRKVAPNQTSSFTITINGVLWATVELLYANAYSTYSKVPWYGSKKYHISLFRTESSSLPPIINALEIYSVKDFSSQLETQKDDVDAVTNIKRTYRVNSRNWEGDPCAPFAYKWQGVDCSSFDGFLRITSLDLSNNNLSGTIPSFLAQLQSLEYLNLANNTLTGSVSNELLQKQSDGLLSLSVGQNPNLCASTSCNPQTNDTRKKENNAVIAVVASIAGILLLLVIIAAVIIFHQRKRYAAATNIILGKRRSSMKGTELESKQRQYSFNEVVKMTNNFDRILGRGGFGTVYHGFIEDIQVAVKMLSLSSVHGYQQFVAEVKLLMRVHHRNLTSLIGYCNEETNIGLIYEYMANGNLDEHLSGKNNSGRSLNWEDRLQIALDAAQGLEYLHNGCKPPIIHRDVKCTNILLNENFHARLADFGLSKCFATDGDTHVSTIVAGTPGYLDPEYTTSNRLTEKSDVYGFGVVLLRIITGQPVITVREEMIHHISQRVNSMAAEGDITKVVDSRLEGDFDSNSAWRAVEIAMASVSTISMERPYMSDIVKELKECLAAELGRKHNSCDLQNKDLVEQVSLNLISTDITPIAR